The following are encoded in a window of Desulfopila inferna genomic DNA:
- a CDS encoding GntR family transcriptional regulator produces MAAKIVKVPSLKEQVYLYLKNAIINSEMTLDTTYSEKWVADRLEVSRTPVREAILQLQQEYFVEVLPYKGFRVKKLSLEDVRDTFQIRLALEGFCVINLAQNRELAEVKKVLLELEDSLEQMEKCSKSKDPNAFVEQDARFHRAIINYAGNERLILMYNDIRFRFERITLRVLTAHGRMNSTILEHRKIFDMMKAGSGWEAFQAIQVHLQETQKIMKLKSEQEQ; encoded by the coding sequence ATGGCAGCAAAAATAGTCAAAGTGCCTTCATTGAAGGAGCAGGTCTATCTATACCTGAAAAATGCCATCATAAACAGTGAGATGACCTTAGATACGACATACTCCGAGAAATGGGTTGCAGATCGACTTGAAGTTTCCCGAACCCCGGTGCGGGAGGCCATTTTGCAACTGCAGCAGGAGTATTTTGTCGAGGTACTGCCCTATAAGGGTTTTCGTGTAAAAAAATTATCTCTCGAAGATGTGCGTGATACTTTTCAGATCAGGCTGGCCCTTGAAGGTTTTTGTGTTATCAACCTGGCCCAGAATAGGGAACTGGCCGAGGTCAAAAAGGTTCTCCTGGAACTTGAGGACAGCCTGGAGCAGATGGAGAAATGTTCGAAAAGTAAAGACCCCAATGCCTTTGTAGAACAGGATGCCCGCTTTCATCGGGCAATCATTAACTATGCCGGCAATGAAAGGCTGATCCTGATGTACAATGATATACGTTTTCGTTTTGAACGGATTACCCTCAGGGTTTTAACGGCTCATGGCCGGATGAACTCAACCATCCTCGAGCACAGAAAGATATTCGACATGATGAAGGCCGGCAGTGGATGGGAGGCCTTCCAGGCCATCCAGGTGCATCTTCAAGAAACGCAGAAGATCATGAAGCTGAAATCGGAGCAGGAACAGTAA
- a CDS encoding multidrug effflux MFS transporter: MTSNQNISKRKGALTFLALISAFPPLSTVLYLPALPQMVKALDTTQTRVNMTLSIFFLFYSVGLLFWGPLSEKFGRKPILLSGLTIYVLASVFCAFSQNVEQLIAGRIVQALGGSAGTVVATAIVKDLYNGREREKVMATIMSMVIIAPMVAPVLGALLLKFTSWRTIFLLLAAIGATALLRSMTFRETLSGRFTGSVFGSWCRLFVVLKNLGFSSLLLIFSLAPVALMAFLASASYIYIDGFGLTEGQFSLFFAFNATCAMVGPAIYMRMRRHVEPKLIITGCFVLIAVCGIVVSVFGHMSPWLLALSVGPVTMAVITVRVPGTHLMLEQQEEDSGSASALINFFAMFMGSMGMQLVTLWPGTLVMNLGHIQIGVGMACCILWLLCRNRPFIIQPPS; the protein is encoded by the coding sequence TTGACTAGTAATCAGAACATATCGAAGAGAAAAGGAGCGCTAACCTTTCTTGCTTTGATCAGTGCATTCCCTCCTCTCTCTACGGTACTCTACCTTCCTGCACTACCACAGATGGTAAAGGCGCTTGATACCACCCAGACTAGGGTAAACATGACGCTAAGCATATTTTTTTTGTTTTACTCAGTGGGGTTATTGTTCTGGGGACCACTTAGTGAAAAATTTGGCAGAAAGCCCATTCTACTATCGGGGTTGACGATATATGTATTAGCTAGCGTGTTTTGTGCATTCAGCCAGAATGTGGAACAGCTTATCGCTGGCCGTATCGTCCAGGCATTAGGAGGGAGTGCAGGAACAGTAGTGGCTACCGCCATAGTGAAGGATCTTTATAATGGTCGCGAACGGGAGAAGGTTATGGCCACCATCATGTCCATGGTGATTATTGCCCCTATGGTTGCACCGGTTCTTGGTGCACTCTTGTTGAAGTTCACTTCCTGGCGGACAATCTTTCTTCTGTTGGCTGCAATTGGGGCTACAGCGCTGTTGAGATCGATGACTTTTCGGGAAACCCTCTCCGGGAGATTTACAGGCTCGGTATTCGGCTCCTGGTGCAGACTTTTTGTGGTCTTAAAAAATCTAGGATTTTCATCCCTTTTGCTGATTTTCTCTCTAGCTCCGGTTGCTCTCATGGCATTTCTGGCCTCTGCTTCCTATATCTATATTGACGGGTTTGGTCTGACAGAAGGACAGTTTAGTCTTTTTTTTGCATTTAATGCCACATGTGCCATGGTTGGCCCCGCTATCTATATGCGGATGAGGCGACATGTCGAACCAAAACTGATTATTACCGGGTGCTTTGTTCTGATAGCTGTTTGCGGAATAGTTGTTTCCGTCTTTGGTCATATGTCTCCCTGGTTGCTTGCCTTGTCGGTCGGACCGGTTACAATGGCGGTAATCACGGTGCGAGTTCCAGGTACTCATTTGATGCTGGAACAACAGGAGGAAGATTCAGGATCCGCATCAGCGCTTATTAATTTTTTTGCAATGTTCATGGGAAGCATGGGAATGCAACTGGTCACGCTTTGGCCTGGTACCCTTGTAATGAATCTCGGTCATATTCAGATTGGTGTAGGTATGGCTTGTTGTATATTGTGGCTGCTGTGCCGCAACAGACCGTTTATTATCCAACCTCCATCCTGA
- a CDS encoding DUF488 domain-containing protein, translated as MDIQSKRVYDPVEKEDGVRVLVDRVWPRGLSKEKLKADLWLKDVAPSTTLRKWFNHDRSRWENFKSRYFTELDAKPERVNQLHELATKERVTLLFSARDNQCNQAVALREYLQSSAE; from the coding sequence ATGGATATTCAGTCGAAGCGTGTGTATGACCCCGTCGAAAAGGAAGATGGAGTTCGCGTCCTGGTAGACCGGGTCTGGCCCAGAGGCCTGTCCAAAGAAAAACTGAAAGCCGATCTGTGGCTGAAGGATGTAGCCCCGAGCACAACTCTGCGAAAATGGTTCAACCATGATCGTTCCAGATGGGAGAACTTCAAGAGCCGATATTTCACCGAACTGGATGCGAAACCGGAGCGAGTGAATCAACTTCATGAACTCGCGACGAAAGAAAGGGTCACCCTTCTCTTTTCGGCGCGTGATAACCAATGCAACCAAGCCGTTGCCCTTCGGGAATATTTACAGTCATCTGCGGAATAG
- a CDS encoding methyl-accepting chemotaxis protein, whose protein sequence is MRLKDISINAKLLLAFGIVLTLLVALAAVSWSRFGSTVSEIDNSRFATTLNQEILAREIDHHAFMTKASSFFIDPTLKSMEVQTDPRLCNLGKMLYGEGRKKAEQHLPQLIPLFRDMEKPHADLHQSIEKINFLAQGKAKATIISEAQKVFEHTTKPAMTETQKILRDVGITLDAYSKNANEVLHSSADTGKYTVIILAAISLVLGIFSSLFISRSISRTTRQLVSVTDDLAKGNMKTRSTLDQKDELGQLASSANSLATSLNNMCIRVHASSSTINSSSDSLTNLSAALFKLAEHMSGNCFNVSAASEQMNSNMSAIAAAAAQTSTNVSMVAVATEEMTATITEIASGSENARIITEQAVAEANKASISVRKLGEAAEEINKVTETINEIADQTNLLALNATIEAARAGEAGKGFAVVANEIKDLAKQTTAATKEIQERIEGVQNSSEQTIMVISTISEIITRTSEIVSAMAAAVEEQAVTSKEIASNVNQASMGMQEVTENITQASAANTEVTRDIAVLKVEAEKVAAGSSDVSELAVEMKYNAGHLDQILQRFSFSEAPFDIGRIKDAHFNWKMKLTSALSGYTTIDSEAIPNHHQCEFGKWYDKAPDALSSLQLFKEIGQLHEAVHKKVGEAVDLYNANNPAAAHIKVEEFETVRKKLFKKLDELYMV, encoded by the coding sequence ATGCGATTAAAAGATATTTCAATTAATGCAAAACTTCTTCTGGCTTTTGGTATTGTTCTCACTCTTCTTGTAGCTCTTGCGGCAGTAAGCTGGTCTCGATTTGGATCAACGGTAAGTGAGATTGACAACTCGCGATTTGCCACAACACTCAACCAGGAAATTCTGGCCAGGGAAATAGATCACCATGCCTTCATGACCAAAGCGAGTTCGTTTTTTATCGATCCGACCCTCAAGAGTATGGAGGTGCAGACCGACCCGAGACTCTGCAATCTTGGAAAAATGCTCTATGGGGAAGGCCGAAAAAAGGCTGAGCAACATCTGCCGCAGCTCATCCCCCTGTTCCGTGATATGGAAAAACCCCATGCTGATCTGCACCAGTCAATAGAGAAAATCAACTTTCTTGCTCAAGGCAAAGCTAAGGCAACAATAATCTCCGAAGCACAGAAAGTTTTCGAGCACACTACAAAACCGGCAATGACCGAGACCCAAAAAATTCTCAGGGATGTCGGCATCACCCTTGACGCCTATTCCAAAAACGCAAATGAAGTTTTGCACAGCTCAGCCGATACTGGCAAGTATACGGTAATTATCCTGGCAGCCATATCCCTTGTGCTTGGAATATTCTCTAGTCTGTTCATTTCCCGCAGCATCAGTCGAACTACCCGCCAGTTGGTGAGTGTCACTGATGACCTTGCAAAAGGTAACATGAAAACCCGCTCAACCCTCGACCAGAAAGATGAATTGGGCCAGCTTGCCAGCTCTGCCAACAGTCTTGCCACAAGTCTCAACAATATGTGCATCCGAGTCCACGCCAGCTCGTCAACCATAAATAGCTCATCAGATTCACTGACCAATTTGTCAGCTGCGCTCTTTAAACTGGCTGAACATATGTCTGGGAACTGTTTCAACGTTTCGGCCGCTTCCGAACAAATGAACAGCAATATGTCAGCCATTGCCGCCGCTGCAGCACAGACCAGCACCAATGTCAGTATGGTGGCGGTCGCAACGGAAGAAATGACGGCAACCATTACCGAGATCGCCTCCGGCTCCGAAAATGCCCGGATCATTACCGAACAGGCTGTGGCCGAAGCCAACAAAGCCTCAATCAGCGTCAGGAAACTGGGCGAAGCTGCTGAAGAAATCAATAAAGTGACTGAGACCATCAACGAAATCGCCGACCAGACCAATCTCCTGGCCTTGAACGCCACCATCGAAGCCGCTCGCGCCGGAGAAGCTGGCAAAGGATTTGCGGTTGTCGCTAACGAAATAAAGGATCTCGCCAAACAGACTACCGCAGCAACAAAAGAAATTCAGGAGCGAATAGAAGGCGTACAGAATTCCAGTGAACAGACCATCATGGTCATCAGCACAATATCTGAGATTATCACCCGCACCAGCGAAATCGTCTCTGCCATGGCGGCAGCGGTCGAGGAGCAGGCCGTAACCAGCAAGGAAATAGCCAGTAACGTCAATCAGGCCTCCATGGGAATGCAGGAAGTCACGGAAAATATCACACAAGCATCGGCGGCGAATACTGAGGTTACCCGTGATATTGCAGTCCTTAAGGTAGAAGCGGAAAAAGTTGCTGCCGGCAGCTCAGATGTAAGTGAGCTTGCAGTTGAAATGAAATATAACGCCGGCCATCTGGACCAGATTCTGCAGCGGTTCAGCTTCAGTGAAGCGCCGTTTGATATTGGTCGCATCAAGGATGCCCATTTCAACTGGAAAATGAAACTGACCAGTGCACTCAGCGGTTACACTACCATAGATTCCGAGGCTATTCCTAACCATCACCAATGCGAATTCGGCAAATGGTACGACAAGGCACCAGATGCTCTATCGTCTCTTCAGCTCTTTAAAGAGATAGGTCAACTCCATGAAGCAGTACATAAAAAAGTAGGTGAGGCAGTCGATCTTTATAACGCCAACAACCCGGCAGCAGCCCATATTAAGGTCGAAGAATTTGAGACGGTGCGCAAAAAACTTTTCAAAAAGCTCGACGAGTTGTACATGGTATAA